From one Trifolium pratense cultivar HEN17-A07 linkage group LG1, ARS_RC_1.1, whole genome shotgun sequence genomic stretch:
- the LOC123918587 gene encoding sucrose transport protein-like: MEPLSSTKQNNHNNLTKPSSLHVETPPLDEPSPLRKIMVVASIAAGVQFGWALQLSLLTPYVQLLGISHTWAPYIWLCGPISGMLVQPIVGYHSDRCTSRFGRRRPFIAAGSFAVAIAVFLIGYAADLGHMFGDNLEKKVRPRAIGVFVVGFWILDVANNMLQGPCRALLGDLCAGNQRKTRNANAFFSFFMAVGNILGYAAGSYSKLYHMFPFTKTKACNVYCANLKSCFFLSIALLTFLATAALIYVKEKAITTEKTVTDEVDGGGGGNSMPCFGELSGAFRELKRPMWILLLVTCLNWIAWFPFLLFDTDWMGKEVYGGTVGEGKAYDKGVRTGALGLMLNSVVLGVTSLGVDVLARGVGGVKRLWGIVNFVLAICLGMTVLVTKLAQHSRHYVDGSIDPLPPSAGVQAGALALFSVLGIPLAITYSVPFALASIFSATSGAGQGLSLGVLNLAIVIPQMIVSVLGGPWDALFGGGNLPAFVVGAIAALASGILSIILLPSPPPDLAKSVGTSGGGFH, translated from the exons ATGGAGCCTCTTTCTTCCACCAAacaaaataatcataataatcttACTAAACCTTCTTCTCTCCATGTTGAAACTCCACCACTTGATGAACCCAGTCCTCTCCGTAAAATCATGGTGGTTGCTTCCATCGCCGCCGGTGTTCAATTCGGTTGGGCACTTCAACTTTCTCTTTTAACTCCTTACGTTCAGTTACTCGGTATCTCTCATACTTGGGCCCCTTACATTTGGCTTTGCGGCCCAATTTCCGGTATGCTTGTCCAACCGATTGTCGGTTATCACAGCGACCGTTGCACTTCACGCTTCGGTCGTCGTCGTCCATTCATCGCTGCCGGTTCATTTGCCGTCGCGATCGCCGTTTTCTTAATCGGTTACGCCGCCGATCTCGGACACATGTTCGGCGATAATCTAGAAAAAAAAGTCCGTCCACGTGCAATCGGAGTCTTCGTCGTCGGATTCTGGATCCTCGACGTTGCTAACAATATGCTTCAAGGTCCTTGCCGTGCACTTCTCGGCGATCTCTGCGCCGGTAACCAACGCAAAACGAGAAACGCAAACGCGTTTTTCTCGTTTTTTATGGCCGTCGGTAATATTCTCGGTTACGCCGCCGGTTCATACAGTAAACTTTATCACATGTTTCCGTTCACTAAAACTAAAGCATGTAATGTTTACTGTGCAAATCTAAAAAGCTGTTTCTTCCTCTCAATCGCTTTGTTAACCTTTTTAGCCACCGCAGCTTTGATTTACGTGAAAGAAAAAGCAATCACGACGGAGAAAACGGTTACAGATGAAGTagacggtggtggtggtggtaatAGTATGCCATGTTTTGGGGAATTATCCGGTGCTTTTCGTGAACTAAAGAGACCTATGTGGATTTTATTATTAGTGACGTGTCTTAATTGGATTGCTTGGTTTCCTTTTTTGTTGTTTGATACTGATTGGATGGGGAAAGAAGTTTATGGAGGAACGGTTGGGGAAGGTAAAGCGTATGATAAGGGTGTACGTACGGGTGCATTAGGACTTATGTTAAACTCAGTCGTTTTGGGTGTGACTTCATTGGGAGTTGATGTGTTGGCGCGTGGAGTTGGGGGCGTGAAGAGGTTATGGGGAATAGTTAATTTTGTGCTTGCGATTTGTTTGGGTATGACGGTTTTGGTTACTAAATTGGCTCAACATTCACGACACTATGTTGATGGTAGTATTGATCCTCTTCCACCTTCCGCCGGTGTTCAGGCCGGCGCGTTGGCTCTCTTTTCCGTTCTCGGAATTCCTCTTGCg ATTACTTACAGCGTACCCTTTGCTCTAGCATCTATATTCTCAGCAACCTCAGGAGCAGGCCAAG gGCTATCACTAGGAGTTCTCAATCTTGCAATTGTCATACCACAG ATGATTGTCTCTGTTCTGGGTGGACCATGGGATGCTCTATTTGGAGGAGGTAACCTGCCAGCTTTTGTGGTGGGTGCCATCGCAGCTCTAGCAAGTGGCATACTATCCATAATCTTACTGCCATCTCCACCACCAGATTTGGCCAAGTCGGTAGGCACTTCCGGAGGAGGCTTTCATTAA